Proteins encoded by one window of Ignavibacteriota bacterium:
- the rpmG gene encoding 50S ribosomal protein L33, translating to MAKKEQRIVITVECTEARAEGKPPSRYSTTKNKQNTPSRLEIKKYNPFLRRHTLHKEIK from the coding sequence ATGGCTAAGAAAGAGCAACGAATTGTAATTACAGTTGAATGTACTGAAGCGAGAGCCGAAGGCAAGCCGCCCTCAAGATATTCGACTACAAAGAATAAACAAAATACGCCAAGCCGTCTGGAGATTAAGAAATATAATCCATTCTTAAGAAGACATACTTTACATAAAGAAATTAAGTAA
- a CDS encoding S41 family peptidase gives MRKKIILTGAILVIGIVLGVLINPVVSSDNVYNQFEKYKKVFGLTVKNYVDDVDTQKLTEAAIKGMLNDLDPHSVYIDAKEMKDVQEDFQGSFEGIGVQFDIINDTITIITPITGGPSEALGIQSGDKIINIDGEYAVGIDRGEVPKKLKGPRGTTVVVDIQRGDNPELIEFSIIRDKIPLYSVDASFMFDGTDVGFVKVNRFAANTYSELKEALKDLRSQGMKKLLLDLRGNPGGFLQQAYYMANEFLKSGDTIVYTKGRRPEFDEFLIAQRTGEFATIPIIVLINHGSASASEIVSGAIQDLDRGLVVGTTSFGKGLVQRQYDIGDGSAFRLTVSKYYTPSGRSIQRPYKDKKEYRMLAGRLELEEGSNIEHALEKVRKAVDEENAKELEKNPNSKNIYNLDSLAIHYTKSGRMVMGGGGVTPDFIVKSDTITNLSVNLRIKRIFYEFVNSNLKNGSEIKAKYKNNFNDFKNDFKISDKMFEDFRKLAESKDIKWNEEEFVTDKEFIVAELTGTLASSIWGSKERHELFYTTIDRQIQKALTLFPEAAKIAKIK, from the coding sequence ATGAGAAAAAAAATTATTTTGACAGGTGCGATTCTTGTTATTGGTATAGTGCTTGGAGTATTGATTAATCCCGTCGTATCAAGTGACAATGTATATAATCAATTTGAAAAGTATAAGAAAGTATTTGGTTTGACTGTCAAAAATTATGTTGATGATGTAGATACCCAAAAGCTTACAGAAGCCGCAATCAAAGGGATGCTTAATGACTTGGACCCTCATTCGGTATATATAGATGCTAAAGAAATGAAAGATGTGCAGGAAGATTTTCAAGGCAGTTTCGAAGGTATTGGTGTTCAATTTGACATAATAAATGACACTATTACAATCATCACTCCTATTACCGGCGGACCTAGTGAAGCACTTGGAATACAATCCGGTGACAAGATAATTAATATTGACGGCGAATATGCAGTTGGTATTGACCGTGGCGAAGTTCCAAAAAAATTGAAAGGTCCTCGTGGAACGACAGTAGTAGTAGATATTCAACGCGGTGATAATCCTGAATTAATCGAATTTTCAATTATAAGAGATAAGATTCCATTATATAGTGTAGATGCTTCATTTATGTTTGATGGGACTGATGTAGGCTTTGTAAAAGTAAACCGCTTTGCAGCTAATACATATTCAGAACTTAAAGAAGCATTAAAAGATTTGAGGAGCCAGGGTATGAAAAAGTTGCTTCTGGACTTGCGAGGCAATCCGGGTGGATTTTTGCAACAAGCATATTATATGGCAAATGAGTTTTTAAAATCAGGCGATACTATAGTCTATACTAAGGGCAGAAGACCTGAGTTTGACGAGTTTTTGATAGCTCAGCGTACAGGAGAGTTTGCAACTATTCCTATAATTGTACTGATTAATCACGGTTCAGCATCTGCCAGCGAGATTGTATCAGGTGCAATTCAGGATTTAGATAGAGGGCTTGTTGTAGGCACTACTTCTTTTGGCAAAGGCTTGGTGCAGCGCCAGTATGATATCGGAGACGGGTCAGCTTTCAGACTCACAGTATCAAAATACTATACACCATCTGGTAGAAGCATTCAAAGACCTTACAAAGATAAAAAAGAGTATCGTATGCTCGCCGGAAGACTTGAACTCGAAGAAGGCTCTAATATCGAACATGCTTTGGAAAAAGTAAGAAAAGCAGTTGATGAAGAGAACGCCAAAGAGTTAGAGAAAAATCCAAATAGCAAAAATATTTATAATCTTGACTCACTGGCAATACATTACACTAAAAGTGGAAGAATGGTAATGGGTGGTGGTGGTGTTACACCTGACTTTATTGTCAAGAGTGATACTATAACTAATTTGTCAGTTAATTTGAGAATTAAGAGAATATTTTATGAATTTGTTAATTCAAATCTCAAAAACGGAAGCGAAATAAAAGCTAAATATAAGAACAATTTTAACGACTTCAAAAATGATTTCAAAATTTCAGATAAGATGTTCGAAGACTTCCGCAAACTTGCAGAAAGCAAAGATATTAAATGGAATGAAGAGGAGTTTGTAACAGATAAAGAGTTTATCGTAGCTGAGCTTACAGGCACTTTGGCAAGCAGTATCTGGGGCTCTAAAGAAAGACATGAGCTTTTTTATACGACTATTGACAGACAAATTCAAAAAGCTCTGACTCTATTTCCTGAAGCAGCAAAAATTGCAAAAATTAAATAA
- a CDS encoding T9SS type A sorting domain-containing protein has translation MKGVFFILFSLTIISSKIFSTQIEYTEIDFGDVPIGNKSMPNIKMLPFSILNKSDNLLIIEHMSVVNNYDRKIVDSGNIIRFIPGYIFRYMNGPLEIKPNSSYTMNVSYNSVYVDPISQSGEKLSKSVYIFYRYENETEYNIDSVSFYARSVEGSEIEAFGHKYDFYLCESGSKFISNHFFVGVINKSNSDLKIDSIDVNILGDNLIPDKLIDGDGFETDLLLRDSYLWYQFKYEYKNFENSIGKVRFYASDKNNNELNLIAEDSTVIKYHSVADEGKLSMSNRSIVFYQGESQKVRMSLLTCKNENMVLDTLYLVDNEKDEIYTIFEPFDSFPIFLNTDSNYNAFIEFKSVKPGTRQKQVCAVFSNSNNDKFFRCIDINITVLTLSSIVESEKVSSKFLIYPQPANDVLNIKSNSEFINKIDLIKIYDLYGNLVFQKTIVFGDVSIPISNISSGIYFLQIHSSGNIFNYKIPVSR, from the coding sequence ATGAAGGGAGTTTTTTTTATATTATTTTCTTTGACAATAATATCAAGCAAAATTTTTTCAACACAGATAGAGTATACTGAAATAGATTTCGGGGATGTACCAATCGGTAATAAATCAATGCCCAATATTAAAATGCTCCCTTTTTCAATTCTTAATAAAAGTGATAATCTACTGATTATTGAGCACATGTCTGTAGTGAATAATTACGACCGAAAAATTGTTGACAGTGGAAATATTATCAGATTTATACCGGGATATATTTTCAGATATATGAATGGACCCCTTGAGATAAAACCGAATTCATCATATACAATGAATGTTTCCTATAACTCTGTTTATGTTGATCCAATAAGTCAGTCCGGGGAAAAACTGAGTAAATCTGTATATATATTTTATAGATACGAGAATGAAACTGAATACAATATAGATTCTGTTTCATTTTATGCTAGGTCGGTTGAAGGTAGTGAAATAGAAGCCTTTGGACATAAATACGATTTTTATCTATGTGAATCAGGTTCGAAATTTATAAGCAATCATTTTTTTGTTGGAGTAATAAACAAATCAAACTCAGATTTAAAAATAGATTCGATTGATGTTAATATACTTGGGGATAATTTAATACCAGACAAATTGATAGATGGAGATGGCTTTGAAACCGATTTACTTTTAAGAGATAGCTATTTGTGGTATCAATTCAAATATGAATATAAGAATTTTGAAAATTCAATAGGAAAAGTCAGGTTTTATGCTTCTGATAAGAATAATAATGAACTAAATTTAATAGCAGAGGATTCAACAGTTATAAAATATCATTCAGTTGCAGACGAAGGTAAGTTATCAATGTCAAACAGAAGTATTGTTTTTTATCAAGGAGAATCACAAAAAGTCAGAATGAGTTTACTAACATGCAAAAATGAAAATATGGTTTTAGATACTTTGTATTTAGTTGATAACGAGAAAGATGAAATATATACTATTTTCGAACCATTTGATTCATTTCCTATTTTTCTTAATACTGATTCAAATTATAATGCTTTTATTGAATTTAAATCAGTAAAACCAGGAACTAGACAGAAGCAAGTTTGTGCAGTTTTTTCAAATTCTAATAACGATAAATTCTTCAGATGCATAGACATAAATATTACTGTATTAACACTTTCAAGTATTGTTGAGTCTGAGAAAGTCAGCTCAAAATTTTTAATATATCCCCAGCCCGCTAACGATGTACTTAATATCAAATCAAATTCAGAATTTATAAATAAAATTGATTTGATTAAAATTTATGATTTATACGGTAATCTTGTTTTTCAAAAGACTATTGTTTTTGGTGATGTATCTATACCAATTTCAAATATAAGTAGTGGCATTTATTTTCTTCAAATACATTCATCAGGAAATATTTTTAATTACAAAATACCTGTAAGCAGATGA
- the rpiB gene encoding ribose 5-phosphate isomerase B → MKIALASDHAGFELKEFIREYLTQKEYKILDFGAFSSESVDYPDYAFPASEAVSSGVADIGILICGTGTGMAITANKIHNIRAANCVTPEMAVMARSHNNANILTYGSRLISPELAVEITEKFISTEFEGGRHQKRIIKIHYLTGS, encoded by the coding sequence ATGAAAATAGCATTGGCATCAGACCATGCAGGTTTTGAGCTAAAGGAGTTCATAAGAGAATATTTAACCCAAAAAGAATATAAAATACTTGATTTTGGTGCATTTTCATCAGAATCAGTGGATTATCCTGACTATGCCTTTCCGGCATCAGAAGCGGTATCAAGTGGAGTAGCAGATATAGGAATACTAATTTGTGGCACCGGAACAGGTATGGCTATTACTGCAAATAAAATTCACAATATCAGAGCCGCTAATTGCGTAACACCTGAAATGGCAGTAATGGCAAGAAGCCATAATAATGCAAATATACTTACTTATGGCTCGAGATTAATTTCACCGGAATTAGCAGTCGAAATTACAGAAAAATTTATATCTACTGAATTTGAAGGTGGAAGACATCAGAAAAGAATAATTAAAATTCACTATCTTACCGGGAGCTGA
- a CDS encoding GNAT family N-acetyltransferase: MKYILNNTENSDDILQNVSMIFENGKLSSKEDASYFLDFTSKPQFLNGLTSDEKRLEWAELCFKIIRKFNYKLLDLLTSRTNELQDRILFRDMSIGKPGKWTYKKIHHYTKELAASFYDVCEEGDIPRVAILCENSVVSASCDLACLSYDIFVTPLNVSFDRDIIEYIFDTLDINIVISDSKSRLDLLLSIKESSGRDLKIFSTKNDFLEYGNDIFYLGEYETKFSTGEIDKILQKRQILDVNQVCTVMFTSGSTGMPKGISFTMYNLITKRYARGAAVPEVGNDEVMLCYLPLYHTFGRFLELMGSIYWRGTYTFAGNTSSDTLLGLFPKVNPTVFISIPLRWLQLYESAVELMNSAKDSNEIREIFRSVVGTRLKWGLSAAGYLDPKVFNFFSKNDVELCSGFGMTEATGGITMTPPYGYKTGTVGKPLPGVFIRIDNEGVLEISGHYVARYLETASPYSHIPYPDQAEDFISTGDVFKEDEEGYYEIVDRVKDIYKNNRGQTVSPKNVENKFEGVPGIKRTFLVGDGKPYNTLFIVPDRSEEIIMSKPENEISDYLKQIILTANTELIPYERIINFTILERDFELERGELTPKGSYNRKNILANFNNDIEKLYEKNHIDIKFDTFVIRIPRWFFRDLGILETDISADNHGLINHRSGRKLTIKFVEESKVQIGDLYYELSGNLINLGAFSRQPLLWTGNPSLFLFAPVMEGWDAQIEGISDNVFLPYTPASEDYPNIEISDNFKISYNFRIINTFFCDTYFGDIEKAEYALSEIERRLESGSEKMIQLLRKRLQTLARHPAEEIRAEAYRILLLDEPSPDYSKAFPAFVRSGLSYLTENSIKKIAAGKLEIRRLEALRKRLLAYRTGVEITNDEFMITQFKNLFRLLYNFLKHNPDYYTSVRYELISWMLYDKIPEIQEIAEDYFHKIHEFYEQMLDSTTLKFPAELWNSKLVFDDGISKNEEEVLRSVIINRGFLKQSVMLCFDEQDFVIDNAKDGGVWISPLNSYSHTLHYRIVIVLKNNRRFDLQIFINKSANENEILQTILRHVAISGYPFGYRVLPKLGAYREELRAWSFEYFGELSLWAKIREFSGRRITGSYFDKGLSLRKYYISAMSALFVGWRNSGKSILPGIMSPENVIIPELDFRDGAIINSINDWKEYKSPVSIISPLIRNFYVKPALHYPWIESFLDYRWIFEACHEAIGIEETKIFLTQLRPELENFESGSDLLLKKLNEYLNEINTYYFPPLRISNAIERYDDWFSLNKEATVQAKEQTIRELISLYNINVKSEPERFYLYLHTYFKNASKEVKDKILLIIHRLYRNSDEYATHLIETTDLQNLIENTDDRLIFSRMLFPKSEAVDFKLAKPVYSDTSAPVVKTFIKDQAGEIYTFREAESASEVGNLYRIFFKEKYPKVISENDEYIVLFDSIDRIVGGICYRKTDKNSVLIDGSVVISALSNRGLGSAMLEDFCGRMASHGFDSVKAHFFLKNFYLKRGFVVDRRHGTLVRFLDSNNSNLIKGSYCII, encoded by the coding sequence ATGAAATATATACTTAATAATACAGAAAATTCTGATGATATACTTCAAAATGTAAGTATGATTTTCGAAAATGGAAAGCTCTCTTCAAAAGAGGATGCTTCATATTTCCTTGATTTTACATCCAAACCACAATTTCTAAATGGCTTAACATCTGACGAAAAGCGCCTTGAATGGGCAGAATTATGCTTTAAAATTATCAGAAAATTCAACTATAAACTTCTTGATTTGCTTACATCAAGGACAAACGAACTTCAGGACAGAATTCTCTTTAGGGATATGTCAATAGGAAAGCCCGGAAAATGGACTTATAAAAAAATTCACCACTATACAAAAGAGCTTGCTGCCTCATTTTATGATGTATGCGAAGAAGGTGATATTCCTAGAGTTGCAATTTTATGCGAGAATAGCGTAGTTTCAGCAAGCTGCGATTTAGCATGCCTGAGCTATGATATATTTGTAACGCCACTTAATGTAAGTTTTGACAGGGATATTATAGAGTATATTTTTGATACTTTGGATATCAATATTGTAATCAGTGATTCAAAATCTCGTTTGGATTTGTTGCTAAGCATTAAGGAAAGTAGCGGACGAGACTTGAAAATATTTTCTACAAAAAATGATTTTCTCGAATATGGCAACGATATTTTCTATCTTGGAGAGTATGAAACCAAGTTTTCAACAGGCGAAATTGACAAAATTTTACAAAAGCGGCAGATTCTTGATGTCAATCAGGTGTGTACAGTAATGTTCACATCAGGCAGCACCGGAATGCCGAAAGGAATATCGTTTACAATGTATAATCTGATTACTAAGCGATATGCACGCGGCGCCGCAGTTCCGGAAGTCGGCAATGATGAAGTCATGCTTTGTTATCTTCCGCTTTATCATACATTCGGTAGATTTCTAGAGCTAATGGGTTCAATATACTGGCGTGGAACTTATACTTTTGCAGGAAATACATCATCCGATACATTATTAGGACTATTCCCGAAGGTCAATCCAACTGTATTTATAAGTATTCCTCTGAGATGGCTTCAGCTTTATGAGTCAGCAGTTGAGCTTATGAATTCAGCCAAAGACTCCAATGAAATACGCGAAATATTCAGATCAGTTGTTGGTACAAGACTTAAATGGGGACTTTCTGCAGCCGGATATTTAGACCCAAAAGTATTCAACTTTTTCAGTAAAAATGATGTTGAATTATGTAGCGGTTTCGGTATGACTGAAGCTACCGGCGGCATTACAATGACTCCACCTTACGGATATAAAACCGGAACAGTTGGAAAACCACTTCCCGGTGTATTCATAAGAATTGACAACGAAGGTGTGCTTGAAATCAGCGGTCATTATGTAGCCAGATATCTGGAAACAGCTTCTCCATATTCTCATATTCCTTATCCTGACCAAGCAGAGGATTTCATCTCTACAGGCGATGTTTTCAAAGAAGATGAAGAAGGCTATTACGAGATAGTGGACAGAGTCAAGGATATTTATAAAAATAATCGCGGTCAAACTGTATCACCCAAAAATGTTGAGAATAAATTTGAGGGTGTACCCGGAATAAAAAGAACATTTTTAGTCGGAGATGGAAAGCCTTACAATACCCTTTTCATAGTACCTGACAGGTCAGAAGAAATAATTATGTCAAAGCCGGAAAATGAAATTAGCGATTATTTAAAACAAATAATTTTAACAGCAAATACAGAGCTAATTCCATACGAAAGGATTATTAACTTTACAATTCTTGAAAGGGATTTCGAGCTTGAAAGGGGTGAGCTAACACCAAAAGGTTCGTATAATCGAAAAAATATTTTAGCTAATTTCAATAATGATATTGAAAAGTTATATGAGAAAAATCATATTGATATTAAATTTGATACATTTGTAATTAGAATACCACGCTGGTTTTTCCGTGATTTAGGAATACTCGAAACCGATATATCCGCTGATAATCACGGACTTATAAATCATCGGAGCGGCAGAAAACTAACCATAAAATTTGTTGAGGAAAGCAAAGTACAAATTGGTGATTTATACTATGAATTATCAGGCAATTTAATTAATCTTGGCGCATTCTCAAGGCAACCTTTGCTATGGACCGGTAATCCTTCATTATTTCTTTTTGCTCCTGTTATGGAGGGTTGGGACGCACAAATCGAAGGAATATCGGATAATGTATTTTTACCCTATACTCCGGCTTCGGAAGACTACCCCAATATTGAAATATCGGATAATTTCAAAATCAGCTATAATTTCAGAATAATAAATACTTTCTTTTGCGATACATATTTCGGGGACATCGAAAAAGCAGAATACGCTCTTTCTGAGATAGAGCGGAGACTGGAATCCGGCTCTGAGAAAATGATTCAGCTATTGAGAAAGAGACTTCAAACTCTTGCAAGACATCCGGCTGAGGAAATAAGAGCTGAAGCTTACAGGATATTGCTTCTTGATGAGCCAAGCCCTGATTACAGCAAGGCATTTCCGGCATTTGTCAGGTCTGGATTATCTTATCTTACCGAAAATTCAATCAAGAAAATTGCCGCCGGCAAGCTCGAAATCCGTAGGCTGGAAGCTCTAAGGAAAAGACTTTTAGCTTACAGAACAGGTGTAGAGATAACAAATGACGAATTTATGATAACGCAATTCAAGAATTTATTCAGACTTTTGTATAATTTTCTCAAGCATAACCCCGATTATTACACATCTGTCCGTTATGAGCTTATTTCATGGATGCTTTATGACAAAATTCCAGAAATACAGGAAATTGCTGAGGATTACTTCCATAAAATTCATGAATTTTACGAACAAATGCTTGATTCAACAACTCTTAAATTTCCTGCTGAATTATGGAACTCTAAACTTGTTTTTGATGATGGAATCTCAAAAAATGAAGAAGAGGTCTTGCGTTCAGTTATCATCAACAGAGGATTTCTTAAGCAATCAGTTATGCTTTGCTTTGATGAGCAGGATTTTGTAATTGATAATGCTAAAGACGGAGGCGTTTGGATATCACCTCTAAACAGCTACAGCCATACTTTGCACTACCGAATTGTTATAGTACTTAAAAATAACCGCCGATTTGACTTGCAGATTTTTATCAATAAATCTGCCAATGAAAATGAGATCTTACAAACGATTTTAAGACATGTAGCGATTTCGGGTTATCCTTTTGGCTATAGAGTACTTCCAAAATTAGGTGCATACCGTGAGGAATTGAGAGCGTGGTCTTTTGAATATTTCGGAGAGCTGTCTCTTTGGGCAAAAATCCGTGAATTTTCAGGAAGAAGGATTACAGGTTCATATTTTGACAAAGGTTTATCACTCAGAAAATATTATATTTCTGCAATGTCAGCATTGTTTGTAGGTTGGAGAAATTCAGGCAAGAGTATTTTACCGGGAATTATGTCGCCCGAAAATGTGATTATCCCCGAGCTTGATTTCAGAGATGGAGCAATTATAAATTCAATAAATGACTGGAAAGAATATAAATCACCTGTTTCAATAATCAGCCCACTAATAAGAAATTTTTATGTCAAACCGGCTCTTCACTATCCATGGATAGAGAGTTTTCTTGATTACAGGTGGATATTCGAAGCCTGCCACGAAGCTATTGGAATAGAAGAAACAAAAATATTTTTAACTCAGCTTAGACCTGAATTGGAAAATTTTGAGAGCGGAAGTGATCTGCTATTGAAAAAACTGAATGAATATCTAAATGAAATTAACACTTATTACTTCCCTCCTCTTAGAATATCAAATGCGATAGAGAGATATGATGATTGGTTCAGCCTCAATAAAGAAGCTACAGTACAGGCTAAAGAGCAAACAATCCGTGAGCTTATCAGCTTATACAACATAAATGTTAAAAGTGAACCCGAAAGATTTTATCTTTATCTTCATACTTACTTCAAAAATGCAAGCAAAGAAGTCAAGGATAAAATCCTATTGATTATTCATCGCTTATATAGAAATTCTGATGAATATGCCACACACCTTATTGAAACTACTGACCTTCAAAATTTAATTGAAAATACTGACGACAGACTAATATTTTCAAGAATGTTATTTCCTAAATCAGAAGCGGTGGATTTCAAATTGGCAAAACCTGTTTATTCGGATACTTCAGCACCGGTAGTCAAGACATTCATAAAAGACCAGGCAGGCGAGATTTATACATTCAGAGAAGCTGAAAGTGCATCCGAAGTCGGCAACTTATACAGAATATTTTTTAAGGAAAAATATCCTAAAGTAATTTCAGAAAATGATGAATATATTGTACTTTTCGATTCGATTGACCGAATTGTCGGAGGAATATGCTACCGAAAAACCGATAAAAATTCAGTCTTAATTGATGGCAGTGTCGTAATTTCAGCTTTGAGTAATCGCGGGCTTGGAAGTGCTATGCTCGAAGATTTTTGCGGAAGAATGGCATCGCATGGATTTGATTCAGTAAAAGCACACTTCTTCCTTAAGAATTTTTATCTGAAGCGTGGATTTGTAGTTGACAGAAGGCATGGTACATTAGTCAGATTTTTGGATTCAAATAATTCAAATTTAATTAAAGGCAGCTATTGTATAATTTGA
- a CDS encoding RNA-binding transcriptional accessory protein, giving the protein MLNLILYISKDLNIEISRVENALKLRSEGGTVPFIARYRKEITGNLDEIELRNIFDKFDYLTELEDRKKTILASIEEQGKLSDELREKIVACLQKNELEDLYLPYKPKRRTRATIAKEKGLEPLAAFIKNANLNKIQNPNLELEASKYISEELGVTDIKSALAGASDIIAEEVAENADFRNWVRDFFIKNGKFKSSIKDEFPEGSTKYENYRNFEKPVSEIAPHAMLALRRGETEGILNLDITFDESEILNFMNSKNIHNSNIEISNFLVSVNKDAFSRLMKHSLIGEVRMLKKEFSDEESIKVFESNLRQMLLAAPAGMKPTIGIDPGFRTGCKVVVLDGTGRFLEYSAIFPHSSKFQKDEATKYLKNAIEKYGIELIAIGNGTAGRETDEFVTETIKDVPKKPIKVMVNESGASIYSASETAGKEFPELDLTVRGAISIGRRLQDPLAELVKIDPKSIGVGQYQHDVDQKLLKKKLDETVESCVNYVGVDLNTASKELLTHVSGLSDKIAENIINRRNEIGMFKNRKELLSVPKLGNKTYEQSAGFLRIRNGENPLDNTAVHPESYHIVEKIAKDINVGLKEITKAQDKLSAIDLKKYLSDKIGEHTLKDILSELEKPGRDPREEFKYAIFKEGITEISHLRQGMELEGIVTNITNFGCFVDVGVHQDGLVHISEMSDSFVKDPTKIIKVGQLVKVKVLDVNEKLKRIQLSMKSGKGNIVSKQKEQISFNLNDLKSKFK; this is encoded by the coding sequence ATGTTAAACTTAATATTATATATATCAAAAGATCTGAATATTGAAATCAGTAGAGTAGAAAATGCATTAAAGCTTCGCTCTGAAGGTGGTACTGTTCCATTCATTGCCAGATACAGAAAAGAAATAACCGGAAATCTTGATGAAATAGAGCTAAGGAATATTTTTGATAAATTCGATTATCTCACTGAACTTGAAGACCGAAAGAAAACAATACTTGCTTCAATTGAAGAGCAGGGCAAACTTTCTGATGAATTAAGAGAAAAAATAGTTGCCTGTCTCCAAAAAAATGAGCTCGAAGATTTATACCTGCCTTATAAACCAAAGCGCCGGACACGTGCAACAATTGCTAAAGAAAAGGGTCTGGAGCCACTTGCAGCATTTATTAAAAACGCAAATTTAAATAAAATACAGAATCCAAATCTTGAGCTTGAAGCTTCCAAGTATATATCTGAGGAACTTGGAGTTACAGATATTAAGTCAGCTCTTGCAGGTGCATCAGATATCATAGCTGAGGAAGTTGCCGAAAATGCTGATTTTAGAAATTGGGTCAGAGATTTCTTTATTAAAAATGGTAAATTTAAATCAAGCATTAAAGATGAATTTCCGGAAGGCTCAACAAAATATGAAAATTATCGTAATTTTGAGAAACCGGTAAGTGAGATTGCACCTCACGCTATGCTTGCATTAAGGCGAGGCGAGACAGAAGGAATTCTTAATCTGGACATAACTTTTGATGAATCAGAAATTTTAAATTTTATGAATTCTAAAAATATTCATAATTCAAATATTGAAATATCAAATTTTCTTGTTTCAGTAAATAAAGATGCTTTTTCAAGGTTAATGAAACATTCTCTGATTGGTGAAGTGAGAATGTTAAAAAAAGAATTTTCAGATGAGGAATCAATAAAAGTATTTGAATCAAATTTACGTCAAATGCTTCTTGCCGCTCCGGCGGGTATGAAACCAACTATTGGTATTGACCCCGGATTCAGAACAGGTTGCAAAGTAGTAGTTCTTGATGGTACGGGAAGATTCCTTGAATATTCGGCAATATTTCCGCATAGTTCAAAATTTCAAAAAGACGAAGCAACAAAATATCTGAAAAATGCCATTGAAAAATATGGTATAGAACTCATCGCCATTGGAAATGGTACTGCAGGCAGGGAAACAGATGAGTTTGTTACTGAGACAATAAAGGATGTGCCTAAAAAGCCCATAAAAGTAATGGTTAATGAATCAGGTGCATCAATTTATTCAGCAAGTGAAACTGCAGGAAAGGAATTTCCTGAATTAGATCTTACTGTCAGAGGTGCTATATCAATTGGAAGAAGACTGCAGGACCCTCTTGCTGAACTTGTAAAAATAGACCCAAAATCAATTGGAGTAGGGCAGTATCAGCATGATGTAGATCAAAAACTTTTAAAGAAAAAACTTGATGAAACAGTAGAAAGCTGTGTAAATTATGTTGGTGTTGACTTGAATACTGCTTCAAAAGAGCTGCTTACTCATGTTTCGGGACTATCAGACAAAATTGCTGAAAATATTATAAACCGGAGAAATGAAATAGGTATGTTCAAGAACAGAAAAGAGTTATTGTCAGTACCTAAACTTGGCAACAAGACTTATGAGCAGTCAGCAGGTTTTCTAAGAATCAGAAATGGTGAAAATCCACTTGATAATACAGCTGTTCATCCGGAGAGCTATCATATAGTAGAAAAAATAGCTAAGGATATAAATGTTGGACTTAAAGAAATCACCAAAGCTCAGGATAAATTGTCTGCAATTGACTTAAAAAAGTATCTCAGTGATAAAATTGGTGAGCATACATTGAAGGATATATTGTCTGAACTCGAAAAACCCGGTCGCGATCCTCGTGAAGAATTCAAATACGCAATATTCAAGGAAGGAATAACTGAAATTTCTCATCTCAGACAAGGAATGGAGCTTGAAGGTATTGTAACTAACATTACTAATTTCGGTTGCTTTGTTGATGTTGGAGTTCATCAGGATGGACTTGTTCATATTTCTGAAATGTCCGATTCATTTGTTAAAGACCCGACAAAGATTATTAAAGTCGGTCAGCTTGTCAAAGTAAAGGTGCTGGATGTAAATGAAAAATTAAAGAGAATTCAGCTTTCAATGAAATCAGGCAAAGGAAATATTGTATCAAAGCAAAAAGAGCAAATAAGTTTCAATTTGAATGACCTTAAATCAAAATTCAAATGA